One genomic window of Deinococcus deserti VCD115 includes the following:
- a CDS encoding GGDEF domain-containing protein produces MAQLRTDGAAPHGHSPSADHLQTVRVTLPIAALATLVAYFVERSDLRYDPFDELAYPLILAGVLLLEGLLLIRPQAYTLVTRSTLLGFSAFFLLKLAYLLFFSRNPTDLPSELNESFFWTPAIFLFAFITPQARLGQAVSVSFMALMIMISVIYAAASWGTSDLHVLNALVQLNLANLTCLMLAGVVVRLTARHEATVVHARTFEQLAYTDALTGLPNRRYFEQELDSALAAAGEVTPPQPLSVIFMDLDGFKQVNDTYGHDVGDQVLKVVAERLRSTFRGGELIVRLSGDEFAALIPTATPEGMQAIRSRVAEALGKPIALGGQELHIAASLGFSVFPEHGTDVRTLLHHADTAMYGMKSHRTVKQDEDGQV; encoded by the coding sequence ATGGCTCAATTGCGCACAGACGGCGCGGCTCCGCATGGACACAGCCCCTCAGCGGATCACCTCCAGACTGTCAGGGTCACGCTCCCTATTGCCGCATTGGCGACCTTGGTCGCCTATTTCGTGGAACGGTCCGACCTTCGTTACGACCCGTTCGACGAACTTGCGTATCCGCTGATTCTGGCCGGCGTGCTGCTTCTTGAAGGTCTGCTGCTTATCCGGCCGCAGGCATATACGCTGGTGACGCGGAGCACCTTGTTGGGGTTCAGTGCGTTTTTTCTGCTTAAGTTGGCTTACCTGCTGTTTTTCTCGAGAAATCCAACAGACCTGCCATCTGAGCTGAACGAGAGCTTCTTCTGGACTCCGGCCATTTTCCTGTTTGCTTTCATCACTCCTCAGGCACGTCTGGGCCAGGCCGTCAGCGTGAGCTTTATGGCCTTGATGATCATGATCTCAGTCATCTATGCCGCCGCCTCCTGGGGCACATCGGACCTGCATGTCCTGAATGCCCTGGTGCAGTTGAACCTGGCCAACCTGACCTGTCTCATGCTGGCTGGAGTTGTGGTCCGCCTGACGGCACGTCATGAGGCAACTGTCGTTCATGCCAGAACCTTCGAGCAGCTGGCGTATACCGATGCGTTGACCGGACTTCCCAATCGGCGTTATTTCGAGCAGGAACTGGACTCAGCGCTTGCGGCTGCCGGGGAAGTGACGCCGCCTCAACCCCTGAGCGTCATCTTTATGGACCTCGATGGCTTTAAGCAGGTGAATGACACCTATGGACACGATGTTGGTGATCAGGTCCTGAAAGTTGTTGCCGAGCGCCTGCGCTCCACTTTCCGGGGTGGAGAACTGATCGTACGCCTGAGTGGAGATGAATTTGCAGCCCTGATCCCGACGGCCACGCCCGAGGGCATGCAGGCGATCCGCAGCCGTGTAGCAGAGGCGCTGGGCAAGCCGATTGCCCTGGGGGGCCAGGAGCTTCATATTGCCGCGAGCCTCGGTTTCAGCGTGTTTCCTGAGCATGGAACCGATGTACGAACGCTGCTGCACCATGCGGACACAGCGATGTATGGCATGAAAAGCCACCGGACTGTCAAGCAAGATGAAGATGGTCAGGTCTAG
- a CDS encoding helix-turn-helix transcriptional regulator produces MSDLPGPVRGLAGRALTRLVGRARELELALDLLRGGQVRLLTLRGPGGIGKTRLAQELVWTLVPEYELGAAFVELANVHDAAQVMPAIALTLGVRPGPAGAATAINDYVDGRTLLVVLDNAEHLLGCGPELSRLLQHSAGLTMIVTSRRALHVTGEYELPVGPLPWEDGTGSQNEAMTLFLERAQAVDPQWRPDAHTHLLVRRICKLLEGVPLSLELAAARLRALSLPEVLNWLGHPLEALADGARDQPERLRSLRGTLEWSFLLLEEEDRELFLACGMFFGSFTLEALQAVTMCTDVRGRLASLVEQSLVYRMNHAPDRYAMLQPLRELAAEKLGRGATWEIWRERQAAYFTEQAVSIDQAHESSGWFLTAPFLAQVQLEHANFTAALAWWVDKQETYQALRLAAALSRFWYSHGSSAEGCFWLQRVVAMPRADLEPHLLIRALDWLGNLTCEEADYIQAQQHYLSAIDLQNHLDDQSFMPVLTNDLGFALIGMECFAEAETLFLDLAQSQRETNPLLAGVATHALARIMLATDRPGEGLVFAGQAIALHRASGNWRGLTHAHGWKGAAHRALGEQQEAWKEAVETLELGGRLQLGTPHMAHLRLVAEWLAEDHHGELAVKFMAASVALRDHHNNAWSVREQQSLESFRQTWRSSLGDSAFERAWEGGAAASPDELLQMLRMVATNTTVPAYLDAAHNVDQSAALLTPRELEVLAYLRSGAPDKRIAQSLQISAGTVSKHVASMLGKLGLHNRVELAHWAHEHQVNPTHRSPATES; encoded by the coding sequence ATGAGCGATCTGCCAGGACCGGTGCGCGGTCTGGCTGGGCGAGCACTGACACGACTCGTCGGCCGGGCACGTGAGCTTGAGCTCGCGCTGGACCTATTGCGGGGCGGCCAGGTCCGGCTGCTCACGCTGAGAGGTCCAGGCGGCATTGGCAAGACCCGGCTGGCCCAGGAGCTCGTCTGGACACTGGTCCCGGAGTACGAACTGGGAGCAGCATTTGTCGAACTCGCCAATGTCCACGACGCAGCACAGGTGATGCCGGCCATCGCGCTGACGCTGGGGGTCAGGCCAGGGCCGGCCGGGGCGGCCACCGCGATCAACGATTACGTCGATGGCCGGACGCTGCTGGTCGTCCTCGATAACGCCGAACATCTGCTTGGATGCGGCCCGGAGCTTTCCCGGTTGCTACAGCACAGTGCCGGGCTGACGATGATCGTCACCAGCAGGCGCGCTCTGCACGTTACTGGCGAATACGAACTTCCTGTCGGTCCTCTGCCTTGGGAAGACGGGACGGGCAGTCAGAACGAGGCTATGACGCTCTTTCTAGAACGCGCACAAGCGGTCGATCCGCAGTGGCGTCCTGACGCGCACACCCACCTTCTTGTTCGGCGAATCTGCAAGTTGCTCGAAGGCGTGCCGCTGTCACTGGAGCTGGCGGCGGCACGCCTGAGAGCCCTCTCGCTGCCGGAAGTCCTGAACTGGCTTGGGCACCCCCTCGAAGCGCTAGCCGACGGGGCACGGGATCAGCCTGAGCGGCTCCGGTCGCTCCGGGGCACGCTGGAGTGGAGTTTCCTGCTGCTCGAAGAAGAGGACCGCGAGCTGTTCCTGGCCTGCGGAATGTTTTTCGGCAGTTTCACGCTGGAGGCGCTCCAGGCGGTGACCATGTGCACTGACGTGCGCGGGAGGTTGGCATCTCTGGTGGAGCAGAGCCTGGTCTACCGCATGAATCACGCGCCGGATAGGTACGCTATGCTCCAGCCTCTGCGTGAACTTGCCGCTGAAAAACTTGGCAGGGGCGCGACATGGGAAATCTGGCGAGAACGGCAGGCCGCCTACTTTACTGAGCAGGCCGTGTCGATCGATCAGGCTCATGAGTCGAGCGGGTGGTTCCTGACTGCACCCTTTCTGGCTCAGGTCCAGCTGGAGCACGCAAACTTCACGGCTGCCCTGGCGTGGTGGGTGGACAAGCAGGAGACATATCAGGCGCTACGGCTGGCGGCAGCATTGTCGCGTTTCTGGTACAGTCACGGTTCTTCTGCTGAGGGCTGCTTCTGGCTTCAACGGGTCGTGGCGATGCCGCGCGCAGACCTGGAGCCGCACCTGCTGATTCGTGCCTTGGACTGGTTGGGCAATCTCACGTGCGAGGAAGCGGACTATATTCAGGCCCAGCAGCATTACCTGTCGGCCATTGATCTCCAGAACCATCTGGATGATCAGTCGTTCATGCCCGTTCTGACCAATGATCTTGGTTTCGCTCTGATTGGAATGGAGTGTTTTGCCGAAGCAGAAACTCTTTTCCTGGACCTGGCGCAGTCACAGAGAGAGACTAATCCTCTGCTGGCCGGCGTTGCGACCCATGCCCTGGCCAGGATCATGCTGGCCACTGACCGACCTGGTGAAGGACTGGTCTTCGCGGGGCAGGCGATCGCCCTTCATCGGGCCAGTGGCAACTGGCGTGGGCTCACGCATGCTCATGGCTGGAAAGGCGCCGCGCACCGCGCCCTGGGAGAGCAGCAGGAAGCGTGGAAGGAAGCCGTCGAGACCCTGGAGCTCGGTGGACGCCTCCAGCTCGGCACTCCCCATATGGCCCACCTGCGCTTGGTCGCTGAATGGCTGGCCGAGGACCACCACGGGGAACTCGCCGTGAAGTTTATGGCTGCCAGCGTGGCCCTCCGGGACCACCACAACAACGCGTGGTCGGTCCGTGAGCAACAGAGCCTGGAGTCGTTCCGTCAGACCTGGCGTTCCTCGCTGGGGGATTCAGCGTTTGAGCGGGCATGGGAAGGTGGCGCGGCAGCATCACCAGACGAGCTGCTTCAGATGCTGCGCATGGTGGCCACGAACACGACCGTCCCTGCATACCTCGATGCGGCGCACAACGTGGATCAAAGTGCGGCTCTCCTGACTCCACGCGAACTGGAGGTCCTTGCTTACCTGCGCAGCGGCGCGCCGGACAAGCGGATCGCGCAGTCGCTGCAGATCAGTGCCGGGACCGTCAGCAAGCACGTGGCGAGCATGCTGGGGAAGCTGGGGCTGCATAACCGGGTCGAGCTGGCGCACTGGGCTCACGAGCATCAGGTGAACCCGACGCATAGATCGCCGGCTACGGAGAGCTAA
- the ligA gene encoding NAD-dependent DNA ligase LigA, with protein MTQSSTPAERHAWLTQKVAEHNRRYYEEDAPTIPDFEYDALVRELRELEARHPEFAAPTSPAQTVGGRPSTLFEKVRHPTPMTSLDNAFSDAELAHFDDKVARALNLPPGSRTFTYTCELKIDGLSINLYYVDGILQWAATRGDGEVGEKVTANIEGIPGIPTQLPGLQGELEVRGEVYMSKATFLAYNLKAEEEGRPLLKNPRNGAAGALRQKDPAETRRRGLEVILYALGKRDGVPVRTQWDILEWLRAQGFATSEYARRVTGSEAAAAYHAEMTAQRPQLPFDADGSVVKLDDLRLQEDAGYTSRAPKWAVAYKFPADVAQTVIEAITIQTGRTGKLTPVAELRPVLLEGTTVARATLHNEDFIRGLDLHVGDTVRVHKSGGIIPEVLGVVLEQRPEGSTPYAFPTHCPVCGHEAVRHEGAAGTFCTNPACPAKSTLRVRYFASRDVMDIKGLGERLVEQLVDAGLVRDPADLYALTAEQIEHLEMGETTTGGVRRVGRKNAEKLVAEIEASKTRELWRVFRSLGLPYVGEGTATRIARVYRSLEDIRQASVDDLARIPDVGRQVAEGIVQGLRDADMCAYLDRLTAAGVQPTPSVDVRVGEQLAGLTFVVTGTLSVPRDVIKLHLGQYGARVSGSVTKKTSYLIAGEDAGSKLEKATELKVPVLDEAGLQKLLAEKGAPPLP; from the coding sequence ATGACCCAGTCCTCCACTCCCGCCGAGCGCCACGCCTGGCTCACGCAAAAAGTCGCTGAACACAACCGCCGGTACTACGAAGAAGATGCCCCCACCATCCCCGACTTCGAGTACGACGCTCTGGTGCGCGAACTCCGCGAGCTCGAAGCACGCCACCCTGAATTTGCTGCCCCCACCTCACCCGCCCAGACTGTCGGCGGCCGGCCCAGTACCCTGTTCGAAAAAGTCCGTCACCCCACGCCCATGACCAGCCTCGACAACGCGTTCTCCGACGCGGAACTCGCGCACTTTGACGATAAGGTTGCCCGCGCCCTGAATCTCCCGCCGGGAAGCCGGACCTTCACGTACACCTGCGAGCTCAAGATTGACGGGCTGAGCATCAACCTGTATTACGTCGACGGCATCCTCCAGTGGGCCGCGACGCGGGGTGACGGAGAAGTGGGCGAAAAGGTCACCGCCAACATCGAAGGTATCCCCGGTATTCCTACTCAACTTCCCGGCCTTCAGGGAGAACTGGAAGTCCGCGGGGAGGTGTACATGAGCAAGGCCACCTTCCTCGCGTATAACCTCAAGGCAGAAGAAGAGGGCCGCCCGCTTCTAAAAAACCCCCGCAATGGAGCGGCGGGTGCCCTGAGGCAGAAGGACCCGGCTGAAACCCGTCGTCGGGGCCTGGAAGTCATCCTGTACGCTCTCGGGAAACGTGACGGGGTCCCGGTGCGCACGCAGTGGGACATCCTGGAGTGGCTGCGCGCTCAGGGCTTCGCCACCAGCGAATATGCCCGCCGCGTGACGGGCAGTGAGGCGGCTGCGGCCTACCACGCTGAAATGACCGCGCAACGCCCACAACTGCCTTTCGATGCGGACGGCAGCGTGGTTAAACTTGACGACCTGCGGTTACAGGAAGACGCCGGGTACACCAGCCGCGCGCCCAAATGGGCGGTCGCGTACAAGTTCCCGGCGGATGTCGCCCAGACCGTCATCGAAGCCATTACCATCCAGACGGGGCGCACCGGGAAGCTCACACCGGTGGCCGAACTGCGTCCCGTGCTGCTGGAGGGCACCACGGTAGCGCGGGCCACCCTTCACAACGAAGACTTTATCCGTGGTCTGGACCTGCATGTGGGGGATACCGTGCGGGTGCACAAGTCGGGGGGCATCATTCCGGAAGTGTTGGGAGTCGTGCTTGAGCAACGCCCCGAAGGCAGCACGCCGTATGCCTTTCCTACCCACTGCCCGGTGTGCGGTCATGAAGCCGTGCGGCACGAGGGCGCTGCGGGCACCTTCTGCACCAACCCTGCCTGCCCGGCCAAGAGTACCCTGCGGGTCCGGTATTTCGCTTCCCGGGATGTGATGGATATCAAAGGCCTCGGCGAGCGGCTTGTCGAGCAGCTGGTGGACGCCGGGCTGGTCCGGGACCCCGCGGACCTGTATGCCCTCACGGCCGAGCAGATCGAGCACCTGGAAATGGGCGAGACCACCACCGGAGGCGTGCGGCGGGTTGGACGGAAAAACGCGGAGAAGCTGGTCGCGGAAATCGAAGCCAGCAAGACGCGGGAGCTGTGGCGCGTGTTCCGCTCCCTGGGACTGCCGTACGTCGGAGAGGGCACGGCGACCCGGATTGCGCGCGTGTACAGGAGCCTGGAAGATATCCGGCAGGCGTCGGTGGACGATCTGGCGCGGATTCCTGATGTGGGCCGGCAGGTGGCAGAAGGCATCGTGCAGGGGCTGCGGGACGCAGACATGTGTGCGTACCTGGACCGTCTGACGGCTGCAGGCGTTCAACCCACGCCGAGTGTGGATGTTCGCGTCGGGGAACAGCTCGCGGGGCTGACGTTCGTGGTGACGGGAACGCTGAGCGTGCCGCGGGACGTCATTAAGCTTCACCTGGGGCAGTACGGCGCACGCGTAAGCGGCAGTGTGACGAAAAAGACCAGTTATCTGATTGCGGGGGAGGACGCCGGCAGCAAACTGGAGAAGGCCACAGAGCTGAAGGTGCCGGTACTGGACGAGGCAGGGTTGCAGAAGCTGCTCGCGGAAAAGGGCGCGCCGCCCCTTCCCTGA
- a CDS encoding aldehyde dehydrogenase (NADP(+)), whose translation MSMPRTFQAVNPATGKPLPGRFPVTSLEELHQAVELAQQAALPYGRLPGQRRAEFLSAAADQVVIHGDELVARAGEETALPEVRLRGELARTANQLRLFADLVREGSWVDARLDRPNPARVPAKPDVRSLRVPLGPVAVFGASNFPLAFSVAGGDTASALAAGCPVVAKAHPAHPATSEVAARALKRAAEQTGMPPGVFSVIYDDGFEIGLALVRHPSIRAVGFTGSRGGGLALMAAAQARPVPIPVFAEMSSVNPVVLSEAALEVGGTALVTGLTASISGSGGQLCTQPGLLFVPEGQAGDALLEEVAGRLREGPACTLLSAGIRDAYVAGTTALAGHPEVMTLQRATGEDADIHSQLYSVPLAALSASPELAHEVFGPVSLAVRYSTHSELPGVLRELEGQLTATLHALPSELPAWQDVLDVMREKAGRLILNGFPTGVEVGHAMVHGGPFPATSDGASTSVGTRAIERFSRLCAYQDFPDSLLPAELHSANPLGIWRLVDGVRTKEELATPEVTS comes from the coding sequence ATGAGCATGCCCCGGACGTTTCAGGCCGTCAATCCAGCCACAGGCAAGCCACTCCCCGGGCGCTTCCCCGTCACCTCGCTGGAGGAACTGCATCAGGCGGTGGAATTGGCGCAGCAGGCTGCTCTGCCTTACGGCAGGCTGCCGGGACAGCGGCGGGCCGAGTTCCTGAGCGCCGCCGCCGACCAGGTCGTCATACACGGGGATGAACTGGTTGCGCGGGCCGGGGAGGAAACTGCGTTGCCCGAGGTTCGCCTGCGTGGTGAGCTCGCCCGTACCGCCAACCAACTGCGGCTGTTTGCGGACCTCGTGCGGGAAGGATCCTGGGTGGACGCCCGCCTTGACCGGCCCAACCCGGCCCGCGTCCCCGCCAAGCCTGACGTGCGCAGCCTGCGCGTTCCCCTGGGGCCTGTGGCAGTTTTCGGTGCCAGCAATTTTCCGCTGGCCTTCAGCGTGGCAGGGGGCGACACTGCCTCGGCACTGGCGGCGGGCTGTCCGGTGGTTGCCAAGGCCCACCCAGCTCATCCTGCGACCTCAGAGGTCGCGGCCCGCGCCTTGAAAAGGGCCGCTGAGCAGACCGGAATGCCCCCCGGCGTGTTCAGTGTGATCTATGACGACGGATTCGAGATCGGCCTGGCCCTGGTGCGTCACCCGTCCATCCGGGCGGTGGGCTTCACTGGGTCGCGCGGCGGAGGTCTGGCGCTGATGGCCGCTGCCCAGGCCCGACCGGTGCCGATTCCCGTGTTCGCCGAAATGAGCAGCGTCAACCCGGTGGTGCTGAGCGAGGCCGCTCTCGAGGTTGGAGGTACGGCCCTGGTCACAGGCCTGACCGCCAGCATCAGCGGCTCGGGAGGACAGCTCTGCACCCAGCCAGGCCTGCTGTTCGTGCCGGAGGGTCAGGCCGGGGACGCGCTGCTGGAAGAAGTGGCCGGGCGCCTGCGGGAGGGTCCTGCCTGCACCTTGCTCTCGGCGGGCATCCGTGACGCGTACGTGGCCGGAACCACCGCCCTTGCCGGTCACCCGGAGGTGATGACGCTTCAGAGGGCCACCGGAGAGGATGCCGACATTCATAGTCAGCTGTACTCGGTGCCTCTGGCTGCCCTGTCCGCCTCCCCGGAGCTGGCCCATGAGGTGTTTGGTCCAGTCAGTCTGGCGGTGCGGTACAGCACCCACTCGGAACTGCCTGGCGTCCTGCGCGAGCTTGAGGGCCAGCTGACCGCTACGCTGCACGCGCTGCCCAGCGAACTGCCTGCGTGGCAGGACGTGCTTGACGTGATGCGCGAAAAGGCAGGCCGGCTCATCCTGAACGGCTTTCCTACAGGAGTGGAGGTCGGCCACGCGATGGTTCATGGTGGCCCCTTCCCGGCCACCAGTGACGGCGCCAGCACCAGTGTGGGCACCCGCGCCATCGAGCGCTTCAGCCGCCTGTGCGCCTACCAGGACTTTCCCGATTCACTGCTGCCTGCCGAATTGCACAGCGCCAATCCCTTGGGTATCTGGCGGCTGGTAGACGGCGTCCGAACGAAGGAAGAACTCGCCACTCCGGAGGTCACCTCTTGA
- a CDS encoding dihydrodipicolinate synthase family protein: MTQPKFFEGVFPAITTPFHQDGSVDHAFLRDHARWMMREGSRGIVPLGSLGEGNTLEESEKIAILETLVDALGDAPVIPGIGSLSTQGAVRLARAARDVGCQGLMVLPPYVYTSDWREMKAHMAAVISATELPVILYNNPIAYRTDFLPAHILELAGDHPNVRAVKESSADVRRATALAAALPAHVELMVGVDDLLLEGVLAGATGWIAGLVNAYPAESVRLFDLARAGRLAEATELYRWFLPLLRLDTGIKFVQLIKQVQEETGHGSAQVRAPRLSLAPEEIGEVRQIVQQAAARQPALV; encoded by the coding sequence ATGACGCAACCGAAATTTTTTGAAGGGGTCTTTCCCGCCATCACGACCCCGTTTCATCAGGATGGCAGTGTGGACCACGCCTTCCTGCGCGATCACGCCCGGTGGATGATGCGCGAAGGCAGCCGCGGCATCGTGCCGCTCGGCTCGCTGGGCGAGGGCAATACCCTGGAGGAATCCGAAAAGATTGCCATTCTGGAAACCCTGGTGGACGCGCTGGGCGACGCGCCGGTCATTCCCGGCATCGGCAGCCTCAGCACGCAGGGTGCCGTCCGCCTCGCGAGGGCAGCCCGCGACGTGGGGTGCCAGGGCCTGATGGTTCTGCCGCCCTACGTCTATACCAGTGACTGGCGCGAGATGAAGGCGCACATGGCAGCCGTCATCAGCGCCACCGAACTGCCGGTCATCCTCTACAACAATCCCATCGCCTACCGCACCGACTTCCTGCCGGCCCACATTCTGGAACTGGCCGGCGACCACCCCAACGTCCGTGCCGTGAAGGAGTCCAGCGCCGACGTGCGCCGCGCGACAGCGCTGGCCGCCGCCCTACCTGCACACGTGGAGCTGATGGTGGGCGTGGATGACCTGCTGCTTGAAGGGGTGCTCGCAGGAGCGACCGGCTGGATTGCCGGGCTGGTCAACGCGTACCCTGCCGAGAGCGTGCGCCTGTTCGATCTGGCCCGCGCAGGGCGGCTGGCAGAGGCAACTGAACTCTACCGCTGGTTCCTGCCGCTGCTGAGGCTCGACACCGGGATCAAGTTCGTGCAGCTTATCAAGCAGGTGCAGGAGGAAACCGGGCATGGCAGCGCTCAGGTGCGCGCCCCACGTCTGTCTCTGGCCCCTGAGGAGATTGGCGAGGTGCGCCAGATCGTCCAGCAGGCCGCCGCGCGGCAGCCTGCGCTGGTATGA
- a CDS encoding FAD-dependent oxidoreductase produces the protein MRAERSADVVVVGAGPAGLTAARCAAEGGAEVLVLDASPGPGGQIWRGLREEQPGHAAALLREVRGLGVQILSQAQVSFAEPLNGSRHTLVVSTPENLCWVRANTVILATGATERFLPFPGWTLPGVVGAGGLQAMTKCGLDVRGQRVVVAGSGPLLLAVAASLQERAARVVAVAEQARWSGLIRFGLSASRLPGKSAEALKLAASLRGVPYWPGTYPLRASGNSRLEAVTLRRAGRDLTLACDWLAAGFGLVPDTRVAQLLGCALNRTGAVQVSAWQQTSRPGIYAAGEVTGVGGVDKALLEGFVAGCAATGQVRRLGDVAGQVERQRAFQAALEQSFALRPELRDLPGPDTVVCRCEDVRQRDLQGCTSWADAKLQTRCGMGACQGRVCGPATTTLHGWTVTGLRPPLTPVPISELLQAAEPRAQPHTDPPRPLRGPPSPAPIPLFKEETA, from the coding sequence GTGAGGGCTGAACGCTCCGCCGACGTGGTGGTGGTGGGTGCCGGTCCCGCCGGGCTGACTGCTGCCCGCTGCGCCGCCGAGGGTGGAGCGGAAGTCCTGGTGCTCGACGCCTCTCCGGGTCCGGGCGGGCAGATCTGGCGCGGCCTCAGGGAAGAGCAGCCCGGCCACGCGGCGGCTCTGCTGCGCGAGGTGCGCGGCCTGGGGGTCCAGATCCTGAGCCAGGCGCAGGTGAGTTTCGCAGAGCCACTGAACGGAAGCCGGCACACGCTGGTCGTGTCCACGCCGGAGAATCTGTGCTGGGTGCGGGCAAACACGGTCATCCTGGCCACTGGGGCCACCGAACGCTTCCTGCCCTTTCCGGGCTGGACCCTGCCGGGCGTGGTCGGAGCAGGCGGCCTGCAGGCGATGACCAAGTGCGGTCTGGACGTCCGCGGTCAGCGGGTGGTGGTGGCCGGTTCCGGGCCACTGCTGCTGGCAGTGGCGGCCAGTCTGCAGGAGAGAGCCGCGCGTGTCGTCGCCGTTGCTGAGCAGGCCCGCTGGTCCGGCCTGATCCGCTTCGGCCTGAGCGCCAGCCGCCTTCCCGGTAAAAGCGCAGAAGCCCTGAAGCTGGCGGCCAGCCTGCGCGGTGTGCCGTACTGGCCCGGCACCTACCCGCTGCGCGCGAGCGGGAACAGCCGCCTGGAAGCGGTGACCTTGCGCCGTGCGGGGCGCGACCTGACTCTGGCGTGCGACTGGCTGGCGGCAGGCTTCGGGCTGGTGCCTGATACGCGCGTGGCCCAACTGCTGGGGTGCGCACTGAACAGGACTGGGGCGGTGCAGGTGAGCGCCTGGCAACAAACCAGTCGCCCGGGAATTTACGCGGCGGGAGAGGTAACGGGGGTCGGTGGCGTGGACAAGGCGCTGCTCGAAGGCTTTGTGGCCGGCTGCGCGGCTACCGGACAGGTCAGGCGGCTGGGCGATGTGGCCGGGCAGGTAGAGCGTCAGCGCGCCTTCCAGGCAGCGCTTGAACAGTCCTTTGCCCTGCGTCCCGAGTTGCGTGACCTGCCTGGTCCCGACACCGTGGTCTGCCGCTGCGAGGACGTGCGCCAGCGTGACCTTCAAGGATGCACCTCCTGGGCAGACGCAAAGTTGCAGACGCGCTGTGGGATGGGCGCCTGCCAGGGCCGGGTCTGCGGTCCAGCCACCACCACGCTGCACGGCTGGACGGTGACCGGCCTTCGCCCGCCGCTTACCCCTGTGCCCATCTCTGAGCTCCTGCAGGCCGCCGAGCCGCGTGCCCAACCGCACACCGACCCGCCCCGGCCCCTCCGAGGCCCACCATCACCCGCCCCTATTCCCTTATTCAAGGAGGAAACAGCATGA
- a CDS encoding 2Fe-2S iron-sulfur cluster-binding protein encodes MPELTVEAQRVTVGEGTSVLSVLQNLGLHVTRRSLSGEVRGALCGMGICSECRALVNGVLVYTCLTPARDNMLVERLPEVRGEG; translated from the coding sequence ATGCCTGAACTGACCGTAGAGGCCCAGCGGGTCACTGTAGGCGAAGGAACCAGCGTTCTTTCCGTCCTGCAGAACCTGGGACTGCACGTCACGCGGCGCAGCCTCAGCGGCGAGGTCCGCGGGGCGCTGTGCGGAATGGGCATCTGCTCGGAGTGCCGCGCCCTCGTGAACGGCGTTCTGGTCTACACGTGCCTGACCCCGGCCAGGGACAACATGCTGGTCGAACGTCTGCCGGAGGTGCGCGGTGAGGGCTGA
- a CDS encoding NAD(P)/FAD-dependent oxidoreductase translates to MKQPHGVVVGAGMVGAACAGALARQNWQVTVIEAGTVGGGSTAAGMGHLVVMDDSPTQLALTSLSLQLWEALAPQLPPQADYRRCGTLWVASDEEELLGVRPKQQQYLSAGREATMLDAAELARHEPSLRPGLAGGLRVPDDAVVYAPVVARFLIERAGAEVVQGEVVALDGRGVRLTDGRTLSADLVVVAGGADASALLPELPLRPRKGHLLITERTSLKVNHQLVELGYLKSAHGTETDSVAFNVQPRPTGQLLIGSSRQFGQMDKQIDWPLLRRMLGQAAEFLPDLPQVNALRIWTGQRSASPDHLPIVGPHPDRPGVYLAVGHEGLGITTALATAELLRAHLAGQPSPLPGAALGLERFAAGGHHA, encoded by the coding sequence GTGAAGCAGCCGCACGGCGTCGTGGTTGGCGCTGGCATGGTTGGAGCGGCCTGCGCCGGCGCCCTGGCCCGCCAGAACTGGCAGGTGACCGTGATCGAAGCGGGGACCGTTGGCGGGGGCTCCACAGCAGCGGGGATGGGCCACCTGGTTGTGATGGATGACAGCCCGACCCAACTCGCGCTGACCAGCCTCAGTCTGCAGCTGTGGGAGGCCCTGGCGCCGCAGCTTCCACCCCAGGCCGACTACCGGCGTTGCGGCACCCTGTGGGTGGCGAGCGACGAAGAGGAACTGCTGGGCGTGCGGCCCAAGCAGCAGCAGTATCTCTCGGCGGGGCGCGAGGCCACCATGCTGGACGCCGCAGAACTCGCCCGCCACGAGCCGTCCCTGCGGCCGGGTCTGGCAGGTGGTCTGCGCGTGCCGGACGACGCCGTGGTCTATGCCCCGGTGGTTGCCCGCTTCCTGATCGAGCGGGCGGGGGCCGAAGTCGTGCAGGGTGAGGTCGTCGCACTGGATGGGCGCGGCGTGCGTCTGACAGATGGCAGGACACTGAGTGCCGACCTGGTGGTTGTCGCGGGCGGCGCAGACGCCTCGGCCCTGCTGCCCGAACTGCCCCTGCGGCCCCGCAAAGGACATTTGCTGATCACCGAGCGCACCTCCCTGAAGGTCAACCATCAGCTCGTCGAACTGGGCTACCTGAAAAGTGCGCACGGCACCGAGACCGACAGTGTGGCCTTTAACGTCCAGCCGCGCCCAACCGGTCAACTGCTGATCGGCTCCAGCCGCCAGTTCGGGCAGATGGACAAACAGATCGACTGGCCGCTGCTGCGCCGGATGCTGGGCCAGGCCGCTGAATTTCTTCCTGATCTTCCGCAGGTCAATGCCCTGCGGATCTGGACCGGGCAGCGCAGCGCGTCGCCTGACCATCTGCCCATCGTGGGACCTCATCCGGACCGGCCAGGCGTCTACCTCGCTGTGGGGCACGAGGGTCTGGGCATCACGACCGCACTGGCGACAGCGGAACTGCTCAGGGCACACCTGGCTGGACAGCCTTCGCCGCTGCCGGGGGCCGCGCTCGGCCTGGAACGGTTCGCGGCGGGGGGTCACCATGCCTGA